acaaggacaaattcaggaccaaaaccaaacctaaactactcctAAACAAAGTCCAAGACTAGCAGAGATCCAGAATAAAACtaatcctaaaccaactttaaatcacatacaaaaccaggagaaacaagactgaaaccaaacataaaccagtcctAAGAAAGTCCACAACCAGTCCcacatacagtctgaaaccagacCAGAAGCACTTCTAGAAAGACCCAGAGCAtcatactgccacctccatgcttgatggtaggtttggtgttcttggagaTTTCaagttctgcttctagaggaagaacttcctccttcatggatcctctcagctcatgttgatgtaaaaccctgtggacactcacagctgtgttccagcagcttctcattcattcagacctgATTTTTGATggttcttggttgactcttgaccatcctgaccaatcaTCTCTCAGCAGGAagtagtttgttttcttcctgatggtggcagtaacacaactggaccatgaactttatacTAAGAAACAGATGGTTTATGGAGCTGAAgatgctttgaaatggctccaagtgactttctgacttgttcaaaTCAATGATTCTCTTTTTCTGATCTTTGCTAAGTCCATTAGAAGTTTGTATCGGCGTCTCATAAGTGGATAAAATGGGTTCTTTTTAAATCGGCTTttaggagtcagcagctgtaatcAATTGCAATCACTCATGAGAACTTAAGAAGTCAGGCCACTGAGAAAATGTgattaacacaactttctacaCCACTAAAACTGATAATTAGAATTGGTGTATCtatatttttgacccataaGATTGTCATATGTCCCAAAGAATCAAAATGCatgattatttgtatttttttgtgatgaAGATTCATGTTTCAATGATTTCATAATCAAAAAATCTGAGTTGTAGGAGTGATTGAAAACTCAACGACTACCAAACGTATGGAAGCTTTCTGTCACAACTGTAGCTAACATCAGCTGAATTTGGTTGTTCATTTACAGCTTCGTGTGTTGAGCATTAGATGGACACAGTTCGCATCTTCTGATCAGTGCATAAAAAGCCCTCCCGACTACACGGTCATCGGTGCATATTGCTCCTCCACCTCTTTTCTTCTGGCTCTCCATCCTGTTCAAATCAGCGATGCAGGTCATTGGTCCATCTTCAGCCACACACCACTTGGAGTGATCATCGGTGTCGATGAAGGACGCCTGGGGGAACTCCACCGCCTCCACATTGTACACATGATAAGGGGTGCTGCAGTCCGAAGGCAGAAGATGACTCTGACCCTCGTTTCCCCAAGTCCTCACGTACAGATTATTTGTCAGATATTTCAAAATTAGACCAGAGTCAAGATCTACAAGCATTGACGACAAAAGACAGAACCTAAAATGTAATATTGaatgtaattaaataaaacagaataacacaaaaatggctATGatatacactactcacaataagtCAGGGATATTGCTTTTAACATGAGTGCTTTTCCTATTTGGTCTGAATTATAATGAAATAAGTAATAGTTTCCTTTGATATTACTGTTACTGAGTGAGAATAAGCACCATTTTCattagtgcaatatttattgCCCCAAAAATTTAGACAATAACAAAGACAGccccaaataaccaaaattgaCAAAGTCATTAATGAGTGTTTCCACCATTTGCCGCAATGACAGCTTTACAGCgacgtctcatgctcctaaCTAGCCTCATGATGATGTTCTGAGGCAATGCGTTCCACTCCTCCATCAGTGCTACAGCAGTTCTGCCAGCTCACGTGGGGATGGGATATGAGCATCAAGTTGCTGCTTCAGCTGGTCCCAGACCTgctctatggggttcaggtcaggggaCATTGCTGGCCATACCATATAAGGCACTTCCTGAAGTCGAGCTGTGACAATTCTGGCATGATGCGGTGGAGCATTATCAtccatgaacagaaagttgGGGGTGTGCTGATGGAATTGGGGGATGATGATGGTTCTATGATGTCTCTGAGGTAAGAACGTGGAGTGACTGAGCCATCTACAATCATCAAATCTGTTTTGCGCTGACTGGTGATGCCTGCCCAGACTGTtgcacctcctccaccaaaCCAACCCTGGGGACCATGTTGACCTCGGCGTATCGCTCACCTTGCCTTCTCCAGCAACGCTGATGACCATCATTTCTGTGAAGGTGACCCAACACTCATCAGTGAACAGGACGGTAGACCACTGCCGCATTGTCCAGGTCACATGGTCTTGTGTCCACTGCAAACGGTTACGGTGGTGTCCTGGTGTCAGTGGAGTCACCTGCAACAGTCGTCTGGCATTCAAGCCAAAGCAGTGGAGTCGGTTGCGGATGGTTTGTCTGGAAACCCTAGTACCCCTCACTTCAGGTAAACaggcctgcagctgtgtggcagTTGCATAACAGTGTCTGAGTGCATAGGTCCTTAGGTACTGGTCATCATTGTGGTCCATCACTGGTGGGGCTccactcctgggtctgtcaccaacactgccagtagttctgtgtcttgctgCAAGTCTACTGATGACACTTTGAGACACACCAAGTTCACCGGCAACATCTGACTGCCTGCTACTGACCTGAAGACGTGCTATTGCCAGGTGGCGCTGCTCATTCATTAAGTGACGTGTGTTCATGGCTGCTTGAATGATAAACTGGGAATGACTTACTgacaaaagcagctttttatacCCCCAGAATGTTTAAATTGATGCCACATTGAGAAGggttgtctttttgttattgttggtATTGGTCCCAATATGTAAGGCGCCCTGTACACAGTGAGACCATTaagtggaaaacacaaaatgaggtgtGTCTAGCACCCTAATACTCCCTATCCCCCAAACCACTGAAGTGAAAAAAACACCTTATGTATGAAATCCACTGAGGACCTCACAGTATccctaacttattgtgagtagtgtatttGCTGCAACCCTCAACGTTTGGTACTTACACTGTGTGAATGTTTGCATTGTGCTGCTCCTTAATCTGCTgcacccagactgaaacaacaTCACATATTTTATTGTGCACTAGGAACTtgcacaacaaaaaacaccttcAGTGTGAAAATGTTCACTTAGATAAACAATGTCCATTGACTGAAGAGATTTACAAACTTTACTTAGAGCGGTCAGGAAATGTCATCATTCAGAAGTCATCTTGATTAAAAAAGATTATGCATGAAGAAGTCCAGACTTTAGtggaaatcatttttattgcaaacagaacagaaatcCCAATCCTCCTGGTAGGATGAAAAGCAAACTTAGCAGCAAAAAAAGcttcttaaagaaaaaacaaagaaaacttcATCAGAAATTATATCATAGGGGTCACCCACAACCGCCTCCATCCTGTTTCaaccaaaaataaatttgtCCCAAACTGTCATCTTGACATTGGAGGAATATTCACCCACTCCTGTACTCAGAACCAGCACCCACCAGGCTCCTGCATCAGGGGCCACAAATTCACAAAGTGACCGTTCTGCTAACAGTACAGCTCCAACACTCTTCACTTTTATTGTGACAGTTTAACATTAGTTACctctcattttatttcacttcatgAAGTAAAACTGATAAACAAATACTTGACCTAatgaaaaatccatttttattgactatgtgatttttaatattaatggagagtgggggaaaaaaattttAGAAAGTGAatcagttttctcatttttggtaTAGAACGAAAAAAACTCGAGCAAAAACTTGAAAGtgaaatttatgaaaaaatTGAGCCACTAGTTGGAAAAATATATTAAGTTTTAATACCCACATCCTGTACTGAACTCCAGACCTGCTAACGTCAGAAAGCTAACGCTAGCTGAGTTTGGTCGTTCTTTTACTGCTCAGCGTCACCCCCTTGGCTTCTTACGCGGACACGGTTCGGATTTTCTGATCAGTGCACGAAAAGCCCTCCCAACTACATGGTTTGTGGTGCATATTGCTCCACCACCTCTTTTCTTCTGGCTCTCCATCCTGTTCAAATCAGCGATGCAGGTAAAAGCACCACGTTCAGTCACACACCACTTGGAATGATCAACAGTGTCGATGAAGGGCGCCCCGTGCGGGAGCTCCACTCTCTTCACATTGTACAGATGACGATGAGGGTCTTCACAGTTGGAGGCCAGAAGCTTAGTCCGACCCCTCTTTCCCCAGCTCCTCacatacagattcttcttcacTTTTTTCAAAATGAGACCAGAGTAAAGATCTACAAGAATGTGGAAACCAAAATAGAAACACAGGactgttaaaagtaaaaataaaaagaatagtCACTTAAAGTTGTACATTAAATAATTACATATAATTtgttaataaatattttatagtgTTTCAATTGTTAGTATTTAAATTAATCAAGTAGTCACATCATAAATGCCCCTGTAGGACCTCAGTATTTGAATGTGATAGGAGAATTCAAAACtccatatttttctactgaaaAGCATtttagtttcacatttttttagcaTGCATTTCAAACacgtcaaaaaaacaaaaacactctgTATTTCAAACTTCTTTTTTCAATCCTGAAATGTTTGTTCTAACTGCAAACACTCACCTTTCCCAAAAAGcttattttttgcaaaactgTAGAATTTACGGTTTGCTTTAGAAGTCAGTGTCTTCATTCTATACCAGGGTTTTTTATTCCGGTAGCAGCCTTGCTTTGTGAGACATCCCAGCTCCTTAGGAAAGTCAGTTGGAATGTAGTGGTCAAAGGGATAGACATGGATGTACTTTAGCTGCTCTCCTGTAAGGTCAGAGGGAAGTTATTTCACTTTAAGTTCTGTTATCATGATACTAATCTACTACTCAGTTCTGGCCAATTATATTTAGGAAAACAAGGAGTTAACCTACCAATTTCTCCGAAGCTATCATAAGGGAAGGTcacacacagaaatgtttgAGCATTATCATTCCCGTTGTTTGGCCAGAAGTTTCTGTTGCGATATGTCGGAAATCTTGGTGTGCTGTGAGAAAGCCAAACtccagtttttccagttttgtccAGCATCACAACCCCTTTAGgaagtaaaaaaatgaaaacaggttTGACACATTTGGATTTTTCTGACTTTAAATGCAATCAAATAAAAGATCATCTACCTTTACTGTGGCCATATGATGAGGAAGCATCATGACCTGGAGGCTGGTCGTTGTAGAGCAGGTATCCGAAATCTGTGGTCTGCACAAGAAACAAAGCACGAAGAACTCTGACAGCAGATTTAACAATGCTAAAGAGACAtacaatatttcttttaaatacatcacttaaaaaaatgaaaagaatacactgtaaaaaagaaaatgtaacaaaagtacaaaaaactttcagacaggaggtcctcgacttacatcagagttccATTCCTACAGATCAACACAAGTAGATTTTTGTCTTAAGTTGGAActccagcaaaaatgtaaacaaagccgttatgtGCATCAGGATATCAATCAGCTCTTTGGCTTTCATGCATGTAaaagtcattttacaagaagataataGAATAtgatgcactgtttttacaacttgtccTATTCAGAGCATGGAGTTTGATCATTATACAGCAGGTATCCAAAATCTGTGGTCTGCACAAACAAAGCACATAGAACTCTGACAGCAGATTTAACAATGCTAAAGAGACATACAGTACTTCTTTTCAATACATCACTTACAAATAAGGAaagaatacactgtaaaaaaaagaaacttttaaaatcaATCCAAAAAACTGCAATATCCCAGAACCTTGGGCACCAAAACTATtgtaaattaatttaataattatttcatttaaaaaaaatcacctttgaGACGTAGAAGTCAAGAAGAGGTGCCAGAGTCTTCAGCAGAGCTCCTTTACTGATTTTCTTGGTGCTGAGTATCCATCCATTGGTGCTGTCATCCATGTACAAATACCTCAAACCGCCTCCAATCATACGCGGATACTTGTATATGATGTACCTAATGATGTAACAAAGAGATTAATATATTCACGTAAAACTGagaaatggtaaaaatataaattgccAAATTTCCACCCACCAGTCCACCGGTGCTCCGTTGTCATTCCTGCATGTCACATCTGAATCACACCCTGGAATAAAGATCCAAACGCTGAGGAGGAATCTCACTGCTGCCTTCTGAAACAATCACAAAACCaggattcattcattcataatgCCACATTATGCCAcatgttttctgataattcaccagagaaagcttttaaaaatgcattctgggtaaactttcaaggGTTGTTTATGTGTCAACGATacaagatcttggtagaaaatgaatcCAACTCTGGCCAGAAATAAACGCTGTGAAATTGCAGAGGCTTAttgaaacgatgccacagtgaatgagcgtcattctcagagctaaaggtcCAATGCAATATAAGAGTGTGTGACTTCTTTTCGGACTGGCAGTGTATACAGGGCCGCCCCTCCCTACATGCAGA
This region of Acanthochromis polyacanthus isolate Apoly-LR-REF ecotype Palm Island chromosome 4, KAUST_Apoly_ChrSc, whole genome shotgun sequence genomic DNA includes:
- the LOC110967802 gene encoding deoxyribonuclease-2-alpha-like, with the protein product MTTFYRGTIESILTSCFTVWYGACTVSFCKTLQRIKAAVRFLLSVWIFIPGCDSDVTCRNDNGAPVDWYIIYKYPRMIGGGLRYLYMDDSTNGWILSTKKISKGALLKTLAPLLDFYVSKTTDFGYLLYNDQPPGHDASSSYGHSKGVVMLDKTGKTGVWLSHSTPRFPTYRNRNFWPNNGNDNAQTFLCVTFPYDSFGEIGEQLKYIHVYPFDHYIPTDFPKELGCLTKQGCYRNKKPWYRMKTLTSKANRKFYSFAKNKLFGKDLYSGLILKKVKKNLYVRSWGKRGRTKLLASNCEDPHRHLYNVKRVELPHGAPFIDTVDHSKWCVTERGAFTCIADLNRMESQKKRGGGAICTTNHVVGRAFRALIRKSEPCPRKKPRG